Proteins encoded together in one Coffea arabica cultivar ET-39 chromosome 2c, Coffea Arabica ET-39 HiFi, whole genome shotgun sequence window:
- the LOC113728762 gene encoding protein TIFY 3-like has product MNMDLFRKNNDSRGCDIASVRKALMMMKGLHREPSSGGAGGASGGGGEGAGIRRMPFPPGYFGASRPPSRLERSLLRGFKKTPSVGDQTELTAQLTIFYAGMISVYDDVPADKAQAIMLLANQCSVEVEPLQVQNVTKADATTKPIPRSNSPSLANVPEDLPIARRHSLRRFLEKRRDRIVNKFPYASSDDR; this is encoded by the exons ATGAACATGGACTTGTTTCGGAAGAACAATGATAGCCGTGGTTGTGATATTGCCAGCGTTCGCAAGGCACTGATGATGATGAAGGGTCTTCACCGTGAGCCGTCGTCCGGAGGAGCAGGCGGCGCCAGTGGTGGCGGTGGCGAGGGTGCGGGGATTAGAAGAATGCCGTTCCCACCTGGATATTTTGGTGCTTCTCGACCACCTTCCCGTCTGGAACGATCTTTGCTCCGCGGATTTAA GAAGACTCCATCGGTCGGGGACCAGACTGAATTAACGGCACAGCTGACAATCTTTTATGCTGGAATGATCAGTGTGTACGACGACGTTCCTGCTGACAAG GCCCAGGCTATTATGCTTTTAGCAAATCAATGCTCTGTAGAAGTAGAACCCCTTCAAGTCCAGAATGTGACAAAAGCAGATGCTACCACCAAACCAATTCCAAGATCCAATTCACCATCACTCGCCAATGTCCCAGAAG ACCTTCCAATTGCCAGGCGACACTCCCTCAGGCGTTTCCTGGAGAAGCGTCGTGACAG GATAGTAAACAAGTTTCCTTATGCTTCTTCGGACGACAGATGA